The Crassaminicella indica genomic interval TGTATCTTCTATAAGGCTTTTTCCTCTTGGGATAGTTCCTTTGATAGGTCTTGTTTCGATGATATTTCCTTTTATTTTTATAAATCTTTCAGGAGAACTAGACACAATATGAAAATCACCATAATCTAAAAAACTTGCAAATGGTGCAGGATTGATCTCTCGAAGACGTTTATATATGGAAATAGGATGTTCATAAATACTGCATGAAAATCTTTGAGTTAAATTTGCTTGATAGATGTCTCCTGACTGAATATAATCTTTGATTTTATGTATAGCTTTTAGGTAATCTTCTTTTTTAAAATTAGATTGTAATGATAAAGCCTTTTTTTCTTTAGAGCTTTCTATTTTGGGCAAAGCTTTGCTTTTGATAATATTTTCAATATCTGATATTATTTTTTCTGCATTATCCTTTATCCCTAAAGCAGCAATAGATACTTCATCGGTTTGATGGTTGATAATAATGATGCCATCATAAAAACATAAAAAACAGTCTGGGATATTTACATCATCTACAGCAGTTCTAGGAAGCTTTTCTATGTGATGGCACAAATCGTAGCTGAAGTACCCTACAGCACCACCTAAAAAAGGAAGCTCGGTTTGATAATCCATTTTATATAAGGAAAAAAGCTCTTTAAGCTTTTCAAACGGATTTCCTGTATAAGTTTTTGTATTATGTTTTTTTGTAATAGTGATTTTTGTATTTTTACTTTGAAATATTAAAAAAGGATCAAAACCGATAAAAGAATATTTCCCCAATTTCTCATGATCCATGCCGCTATCTAAAAAGAAGCTGTATTGCTTGTCTTTAAAAAGCGTATATAATTCAAAGCTGTCATATGAAGTATTTATTTTTTTAATAAGCATTACAACACCTACTTTTTTTGGCTTCTATTAAGAAGTTTTCTAAAATTTCCATTCCTTTTTCTGTTAGAATTGCTTCAGGATGAAATTGAACCCCTTCTATAAGATAATTTTTATGCTTGATTCCCATAATTTCTCCATCACAAGTCAAAGCAGTAATCTCAAAGCAGTCTGGAATACTTTCTCTTTCTATGACAAGGGAATGGTATCTTGTTACTTTTAAAGGATTTGGAAGGTTTTTAAATACGCCTTTATTAATATGCTTTATAGGATGAACTTTTCCGTGAACAGGTTCTTTTGCTTTGATGATTTTTGCGCCAAATACTTGTCCGATAGTCTGATGGCCTAAACATATTCCTAAGATAGGAATTTTTCCTTTAAAGGTTGCTACGACATTTTTACAGATACCTGCTTCGTTTGGCGTACAAGGACCTGGAGATAGAACAATCATTGCTGGATCTAAGCTTTCTATTTTCTCTAAGGAAATAGCATCATTTCTATATACAATAACTTTTTCATTTAAGCATTCTAAATATTGTACAAGATTATAGGTGAAGGAATCGTAATTATCAATCATCAGTATCAAGTAAAAAACTCCTTTCTTATGATATTTAATAGTAAAGCTTAGGTGTTTTTCCTACATCAAACCTTTTGCACTGGTCTACTGCACGACATTTAATACAAGGACGAGATAGCTTATCGCCTTTATAAATTATTTTATCTAAAGGATGATTTTTTGAATCATATCTTCGATGGTTTTTAATGGCTTCTTGTATGAGAGCTTGTTCAATATGATCAAAACCACTGCTTTCTAATAGCTCTTTTGCTAGTTTTGCACCTGCAAAGGCATGGTCAATACCTTCTAAATATTCTTTCCACCTTCCGATATCATGAAGAAGAGCAGCTGCATAGATTATATCTTTTTTTATAGAAAGCTTTTCTTCTAAAGATAATATATAAGCAATTCTTGCTACATCTAAAGCGTGTTGAAGGTCGTGATGGCAAAAAATCCGATCTTTTTCAGCTGCTGCATTTTTGTTTA includes:
- the pabB gene encoding aminodeoxychorismate synthase component I; protein product: MLIKKINTSYDSFELYTLFKDKQYSFFLDSGMDHEKLGKYSFIGFDPFLIFQSKNTKITITKKHNTKTYTGNPFEKLKELFSLYKMDYQTELPFLGGAVGYFSYDLCHHIEKLPRTAVDDVNIPDCFLCFYDGIIIINHQTDEVSIAALGIKDNAEKIISDIENIIKSKALPKIESSKEKKALSLQSNFKKEDYLKAIHKIKDYIQSGDIYQANLTQRFSCSIYEHPISIYKRLREINPAPFASFLDYGDFHIVSSSPERFIKIKGNIIETRPIKGTIPRGKSLIEDTKNKETLLSSEKDKAELLMIVDLERNDLSKISKTNSVKVTELFHLEAYPTVYHLVSTIIGEIKDEYDIIDCIKSAFPGGSITGAPKIRAMQIIDELEPTQRNIYTGSIGYIGFNGDIDLNIVIRTMLCKNNTAYFQAGGGIVWDSDANLEYEETLHKAKALIKALEG
- a CDS encoding anthranilate synthase component II; the encoded protein is MILMIDNYDSFTYNLVQYLECLNEKVIVYRNDAISLEKIESLDPAMIVLSPGPCTPNEAGICKNVVATFKGKIPILGICLGHQTIGQVFGAKIIKAKEPVHGKVHPIKHINKGVFKNLPNPLKVTRYHSLVIERESIPDCFEITALTCDGEIMGIKHKNYLIEGVQFHPEAILTEKGMEILENFLIEAKKSRCCNAY
- a CDS encoding HD domain-containing protein, which translates into the protein MERVNKIIKNKKYIYYLNKNAAAEKDRIFCHHDLQHALDVARIAYILSLEEKLSIKKDIIYAAALLHDIGRWKEYLEGIDHAFAGAKLAKELLESSGFDHIEQALIQEAIKNHRRYDSKNHPLDKIIYKGDKLSRPCIKCRAVDQCKRFDVGKTPKLYY